One Acropora palmata chromosome 2, jaAcrPala1.3, whole genome shotgun sequence genomic window, aaaccaaaaaaacttaatatataccaaaaacactgaaatacgtcttctttttttttctttgtttaggcACGTAGAATACAGGCCCACTCTATGCTATGACAAATTTTTTGGCCCCTCTAGTTTTTATCAGCATGCCTCAGCCTTGACGGCCTCGTGTTGGGTTAAAAGTAAGGGGGGTGGGAAAGAGTTATCTCGCCTGGATCCCCACTGTTGACTGTTCCATCCTATGACCAGATGATTATTAGTTTAACAACACTGTGGCTCACCCTTCAGTTACACCATCCAAGAGAATATATAGCACTTCCTTAAGTGAAGCTAGGTACACGGTGTCTGAAGTCAACTGTTGACCAATTGTATTTAATGCTACAAGCACCACCGAGGCTATGAGGGTGGTGCGACGAACACTCCATCTCATTTCAGCTAAGCGAAACTCATCCATGATCAATGTCTACagacaaaacagaaacaagccACCAGTGTTGACTaatgcattttcaaaacataCAAATTATTATCTAACTTTACCAGAATTGTAACCAAAGCAAAGCCAACAATTTGAGTAACTACATTTGGCCATGAGTTGtggtcttaaaaaaaaatgcaactaTTGTTATATACTATAACAAATAAACTGGTTTTGTCTATTTGAATGGTGTGTCCAAGACCTTTCCTGATtcgaaaaaattgcaaaatggTGTTAAACTACATTTATGAAGAGTGAccaatgaaaaatttacttccTGCCTTTTTCACTGATGGTGAAATTCTCCAGCAGATTAATATTGGAGGTTCCATTGAATCCTTTCAAACTTAATGCATCATAATTTATGCAGAAAATCAATCACTTCACACTGTACCTCAGGATATGGCCAGCCAGGTTCACCAAAAATTATTCCTAAATAACCATGAACTAAGACTTCAGTAAGATTAACATCTTGCAGCTTCTGTTTGAAatctgttgtttctttttccttatCAGACATCTCTGCTGGTAAGGTAGAGTCTGTGTTTGTAGCTGCCTTGGCTCCTCTCTTCAGCCACACTTTGGTTGACAAGAGAGCAGCTGAAAACAAGCCAGGATgaagaaacaatgaaagaatCTTTATCTTTTCCAATGCCATCACTTGTAGCAACAAAGCTTCATGTTACATGCAAAAAAGGTAAGTCCTTGCTCATGAATAGTAGCGACAATGATGAAAATTATTGATCCCAATAAACAATGACTTTTTAAACCTCTCCCTCTGAGCAGGGAGTAAATTTTACTCTGGCTAACGCAAAAGATTATTTTACTCATTTCATCAATAGGGAACCTCTTGGGTTTGTCTTTGACAAGCAAAGAAGAATACCTGCCGCAATATTTCAGGAATGTAAGTACCCAAGcagtatatttttattttcttttgtattacAATGTACCTGGATTAGACTGGAGATATTCTTTGAACTTTTTTCGCTCATATTCAACAGACTGTAGTAATAGATGAGGTTTTATTGTCTGAAGTTGAAAGTTAGCCATGTCAACTTTCATCCCATCCATCAAAGTAAACACTtctctgaaaaataaaattaatgtacttAAATGTCAAGACGCAGACATCTTAGAACCATGGAAAGGatgtttttccctttttatGCCAAAATCTTGCTTTCTTGTGTGTCAAatacttttcataaaatttgcaaaaccAGAAGGTATCTGATCAAGCACAGGAATCCCAAACCACATTAATGGAAAATAAAACCAGTCACCATTCTACCAACCCTGCTCCTTTaactatcaataataataataataataataataatgttaagaATATTGAAATACGGGTGTTGTTTACCTGAAGatattatcaaaaaaaaatattaacaagaaaaaaaaattactgtaaTGATTTCCCTCTCTTACTTGAATAGATCCACGATATTTTCGTTGTGAAGAATTTTCTTTACTTGGTCATCCCTTGCTGGAGCACACAGCTTGCTCAAAACACTCACTACAAATTGTGCAAGTCTCGGTATATCTAGAATACCATGGTTTGCTTGCTGTTTTATAAGGTCCAAGTCTAGAACTTCATTGATCTGTGCTCTGAGTGAGCTGTGATGAGGAAGTAGCAATGACAGTATAttctgaaataaaatcaatgaaaCTTGAAACAAGGCAATGACAATATTGTACTCACACAATAAAGTTCAGTTCTGTCCTTTATGTACCTCTTTAACTTCTCCCATCAAAGATAAAGCCTGATTGAAAACAGGTGGATCATGACTCAGCTCTTCCCCTAGTTTATCCCAGAATGCTTTGTGAACAACATCTCTGACACGTTTTTCCAGGCTGCAATAAATACgatataattaattattattatcactcgCAAGTTCCAGGGGCACACTACTTTGTGAAGTATGAAAAGGTATTGAGTGTAACCTATGACCAGCATTTGTTCCTGCTCAATTCTTCCATACAATTGACAGGAAACAACAAGGAGCTGACAATATAAACCAGATTAGTTcaacatctttttttctgtatcATCTTAAGATATAATTAATTAGGAATTTTGGGACCCCAGGGCTTTAAATAAATTCTGAAGAAGGTGGCAGGCCCTACTATAATTAAAGTAGGCAGCTGATCAGTGGGATCTGAGGGCATggtcccccagaaaattttgagatACGGAAGTCcagaaatgccatttcctgaATTCTGGCATCAAATTCAGTACTAAATATTGATTAAGTAGTGACAGTAACAACTCAACTGAAACTTAACATAGAGAGTAGGGAGCGATGATTTGGGAAGCAGGCAGTGAAATTGGCCAGTTGCcagcttctattgaaaccctGGACGCTATAGGAGAATTTGATCTTTTTAAAGGCatggaaagaaacaaaaatctaATTCTGCTTATGATGAATTAGGAGAAAGGCATTTGCAGCCGCATATGAGACaacatctgaaaatgaaaatgttttcacacATCTACACCTCATTTACAGGGAGAAAATGGTACCAACCTTTAATTCAATACCCATTTCATGAGCCAACTACTTCCAAATGAATGTAGAAGTTTCAAAGACCAAAAGCTGAATTAATGTATATGGCAGCCAGTGGATGCAACCTAAAGGCAAAGTCAACTATGCTGCAGCAAATTGATGTTCCAGGGAACAAACCAAAGCTCCTACGAGGGAACGACACACAAGCCTTGGGATACCCAGGTTGTGTTCCTTCAAGCCAATCTAAATCCAGATTTTGCGACcgaaaattcgatttttcgtCCCATTGAAGACCAAACCAATCTAAGATTGCAATCCGAACGATCTACCTCTGAACGTGGATCGTTCAGATTGGTATCTCGATCTGGTTTGATATGTTTGTTCATTGGCCCCTTGCTGTGTGATCAATCTTTTTTCAGATGTTCAATCTGCCTAGCAAGAAAATCCAATCAATCCAGATTGTCTAAATCCGAAAAAGGATTGCCTAAATGGAATGCaccctcaattttcttgtttggaTGTTAGATTGCAAGTTCCCTAAAATCTCTGAATCAACCACATGTAAGAATTACCCAGACCACTTTGCGTGCTTTATGGAAATTACCCAATAATGTTACATGAACCTACAATGGTAGTTTGTTCAAATAGAGAACGTTTCGACCACTAAGAACAAGTTTTACTCATTTTTTTACATATGCGAGGGTAGCTTGTTTGATAGCAAATTTTCGTGTCTCATTTCCCCTCTGACACGGCACTATAGTCTCTATATAAGCTAAACCTTTCAATTGTAAGACTCAAGTGAGACTATCTTTTTTGGGCTTACAAACTTTGGCGGATATGATTTGACCTTTCCTAATAATTCTAGCTAGGAATGACACCAACACCATGTTATGGGTCTCAACCAGTCGGAAAAAGTCCTTACATACAAATTATTACTGCTACCTCGgctgctgaaaatatcaacaggaaaaaaataaataataaataaacagtGAATGATGACAAAAAAGACGACTTACGAGTTTTCTGGTAGTTCGGATGCCAATCTGAACGAGTCATTCATCAAAAGTTCGTGAGCGAGAGCCATGTTGGATACGATATTCACAGTGTCCTGTTGAGAATTTTCGGCACCATTGGAATTGTTTTCTTGCCCGCTGAACTCTTCCATATCACCAgtattttcaaacaaactcgctcttaaaaatgtcaacaaaaaatattgcGGAGCATGCGTGACATTTTGGTCCCCAGACTTCCACGAAAGAATTTTGGCTAAATGCCCTATTCTGAAATAGGAAACGGGGAGTAGGAACTTCGCGGATAAGGCTGGCGTAGTTTGTGGGAAGAAGCATCAATCTAATGCAATTGCGCTTCGAGCCCTTGAGAAATCATGTAGCCTACGAGCAGTTGATCCATCATTGCCCCATATAATAatcaattcatttttttactcTCACGTTTTTTTGTGCGTAGGTGTCGTATATCAACAAGCCCTTCCCGATAATTTATCTAATCAGAGTTTCCCTCTTTTGATGCgccgatcaaatcgaaacttcacCATCCCCTCCGGGCAAACCAGAGCAATTGAATATGGTCTGGGGTCCAAAAAGGTATCCAAAAATTCCACACTGCAACTGAAAATCCTCTAATTATAGCTCAATCTGGTAGAATGAAGCAAGTGACTATCTTTTAGCATTGTGTTTGTATTGCATATATCGAAATGTTAATACCGTAGTAAAGTGCGGCTAAGCAATTacccttttgtttttatgtaaaaaTAGCCTCGTTAGTTCGAACAAAATTTAAGagcatttttgctttaaagtgaggccAGAGAGGATGATTAGCCCAAAGAcgaaagaataatttcttggctgccatttatgaCTACGGTCTATTCATTTTCAAGGCAGAACTAATCACGATGAAAAATTCGCACTAAAGTTAAGTTCACATTAGGCGGAAACATGATTAGTCCGATCACGAATGAAACATGTTTCGTTATGAAAAGTGTTCACATCAGACAATGCATTGCGCGAATCATGGTTGATACATGATTATTCTGAGCATGACTGAAACAACCCCGCGAGATAGTTTCAATCATGATCAGACCAAACACGTTCAAAATGGTGGATGGATGTGGAGAGGAGGTGAGTGCCTAAACCCGGCAAGTCCTTTTGAAATAGCAAAAACTCAATCCAACAAGCGCTATAAATTGCTGAGCTTGTCGAAAACGGAATATTTTGTCCCGAAGAAAGTGCATATGCCGTCTCCTTGTCAAACGCTGCAAAGCCCTGGGCAAAGCCCTCCCCTTCCGAAGGGCTTGAAAGTTGACACAAAACCAAAGACAGAATGCAACTGTTACAGTAATTTCCAGCTCCATTCTTCAGCTATATGCGAGTACCATGACACAGCATAATTTGAAAAACCATGCATGAAACTTGTTTGAAACCGACATTTGATGTGGACAATGCAATGACAAACATGTTTAGGCGAAACATGTTTTCCTTGAAACATGTTTACTCTTATCATGTTTGGGCTTTAATGTGAACAAACTTTTAAACTAGCTTGGGAAGACAGACTGAGGGAAACTTGGAAATGGTGCATCTTTCTATCAAGATCTGCCGAGAATAGCCTGAGGCTGAGTCGATTGAATCGCATGTTGCTCAAAACTTGATCTGGGTTTCCTCATTTCTATTTTGTTCTGTGGCACATTGGCTGGGATCCAAAAGTTTACTTCcaaacaatttatttattcatttacttatttttttagTCGTTTATTCGTTTATCCATCATACAATAAAAGAGCCTGTTATCAGGCAACCAAAAGGTGTCCTTTCACAATCTTGGCGAAAAGTCATGAAAACCAGAATGACGCGACCCCTTCTTGGCTCGTGGGTCTCGTGGATTTACGATGCATTGGTATGGCGTGTCAGAATATCGCGGATAACGggtaacaaaagaaacatcaGAGCCAATAGTATCCTTCGATTTCCCATGTAATTAACAATAGATCTTGAAGCTTCATTCTGTCGTTTTATCCACGACCTCACCACTGGGTACTTTTTACGCcagagccaaaaaaaaaatgttgatagaaaacaaaaattgcgcAGGTTACTGAAGGTCACTATTTCTTTGAAGTTATAAACAGTAAACAAGAATCCAATGTCTTGATCGTCCAAAATATTTCTCCATTTTTCTACCTAAGGACGCAGTATCTCATGGAACTTTCCTCTCTTTCGACGTACAGTTAGCATCGATTTTCTGGGGCACCTTCTATGCATGGACCTGTTAcctatttttgatttttaGAGTTATTTTCGTAGGTCATGCGAAAACTCAGTGAATAGTTTCGTCTTTCGAAACCCGTTTTGCTACAGGTAAACGAAAGTTTGCGTATCCATAGCAGAGCGAAACTGATGCactaattttgttgttgttttccgAAAGCGTAACAAAGACAATCGGATCCATGCACAACACACGTGAAAGTTTTCAAGGTCATTTGTCACGAGGAAAAAACGTATTATTCACAGGTAAATGGGAGAGAGCTTATGGAGGGTTTGGAGTTGTTTCAGTAGAGTACATGCATAGTgtgtttttcctctttctcttGCAAAATATCAAGAAAATATCAAGTACCCTAGCTAGGACCAATTTGACCCTGTGCGACGTTACGCGTTGCTGGAATTGCCCGCAACCTCGTCCCCAGGGTCCTTTCcatgggaacgaggttgaattGCCGGCTGGTTTGAATGCTCACGTCACACCGCTCGTTGCACCAACACACCATAAAACCACGTGAcggatttgattggtcgaaatGACGTTAGAGAACCTCGTGATTACCACGCTGTTGTGCATAATTTAGAAAGGATAAAACAGTCTGGAGTATATTTTGTGGCATCTGCATAGTTAGATTTTACTTGGGAAAGAGACGAAATGGCCATTGcatttgcagtttttgttcttttcgtTGCCTCAGGTAGGTGAGCCGAATCACgaattttttcttgtgttgaGGTTTGACGCAATGTTTCGCTTTCGTCCCAAACTTGCGCGAAGATCGAACTACGTAGTACTGTCATATCTTTAGATCTctcatttcaatttaaatcTGAGTTTATTGTAACTTCTGTTTTTGCGAATCGGTTGATTTAACCGATGGGAAAAAGTCGATTTCTCCTTGAAAGTTTGGAGGGATACGGAACTGAAGTTTCAAGCAATCTTTAGTGATGATTTGAGCTCTCTTTTAATTGTGAGGTAGGTATTTCCGTTGATCAACTCATAGTGTGCATCTTGTATCGAGATGGTAACCTTTTTGGAAGCGACTAGAATGGTGCGTTAAATTTCTGTTTAGTTCCTGTGTACCTTTGGGGCGTTGACACCGACACGGTGTTTTGATTTCAATACTTTTTAAAGTCCACACACAGAAAAACAACCTTTTTTCTCAACATGAAGGAGATGCTTTGTCTTGCTAATGAAATGAGAATCAGTCGGTCGTGGTAAATAACTAACATTTTCTGTCAGTCAGTGTCATTACTCGTTTTATTACTTTTGGTTTTGCCGTGGTATCGAAACTTGGGTTTGGAATAGGAAGCACCGTAAGTACGGGTCGAATTCACGTTGTCTGCGTTATGTTTTCGGAAGCAGTAATTATTgctaataaaaaacaatatttgcaCAATATAATTGCTACCATATTAGTTTCTGCAATAAGTATATCTTAACAGCAGTCTAATGATTAGACTGTTGACCTTTGTAGTATGTTAAACTTATCTCGGACATTTTGATGGTTATCTTTCAGTTAGTGCGACTCCCTTGCTAGAAGACAAGTGTTCTTGGGGTCCATCATACTGGTGTGAGAACCACGAACAGGCCGTAGAGTGCAAAGCTGTGGAGCATTGCCGTACCAATGTATGGGCGGTCAAAGATGAGGTAGTCAAAATCAATAAAGTAGCAAAATTCACCTTTCACCTTGATCATTGGACAGGACAAGCGATTCCATTCATTGATAATTCAATGTCTTACAGTTAAAATAAGACTGGATAAATTGATTTTTGTGGTATTCCTGtggaatttgaaaaacaatattatttgcTTAAGTTTGCCTATGCATCTGGTGTTGTTTATAGATGTTGATCTTGAGACATTGAACGAAAAGAACACTCAAAGTTTCTTCTGGCATTTCTTTTTACCAAAGCTGATTACATCTGATGAACTTGTTTGAATCTTTCAGACTGCGTGCGAGATATGTGAAATGGTTGTGCctaaaatcaaagattttgtGTCAAAGAATACAACCCAggtaaggtttttttttaatatatgaCCTGTGCACAGGTAAAGTGGTAGCAAAGAATAAACTTTAATTGGGTAACTTCCTTTCAGAGCTTGGCTGGTTGCCATCCCGTGGGAAACAGTTTTCAGCTTGTACTAtaacttgttgtttttatttatcctAGAAGGTGGCAATCATTATTTATTGCTCTGGCCATGAGGTACAGAGCTTTAAATAAACgtcagtttgtttttcatagTAGCCACAAATTgcaacctttcttttttttttctttatttaaacaatattttattacaGCATTTGCTCTAAGAGCACAAAGTGCTTGTAACTGGCTGGTTTCTGTCAGCTCTGGAAAGTgtaaaatttatcaaaaataaaacaccATATTTTATTGGGCGCGGTTGTCTACTTTGACCAATAGAAGTGCACCATCTGTACACTATGTCACTAAGGTGTCATGGTGTTTGGACTTTGGTTTTTCCTGCATGACATGCCAGGAGGAACAGTAATTATTTATGTatgtttattattcttataCCAATTCATTGTTATACTATTATGTTTCATTTATAATTTAAGATAACTGGCATCACAGGGCAGGCATTGTGTATGtcattaaatttaattaagtACTCCtcacatttgaaagaaaacattgaataaaacgtttaaaaaaatgtttgatttCCTTACAAAGTTCATGGAAGCATGTTTGTTTAACATGTTGGTTGTGTTACATTTTACTGATAACACtagttcattttgtttctcttgcaTTGCTGCAGAAGAACCATTTCAGGTCACAAAAGAACTCAGACTGCATGATTTTGACCTAAGTTGATAGCATTAGTGTTGACAGCAGGAAGTCAATAAAGCATTTAAATTACAGTTTGCATTTAGATTATACTGCTGTATTACTTAACCTATTcgctcccaaggggttccacATAGAccagtaaaatcgtctggcattattagagagagtaaaatctgtaagtaaTACTTAAACGGGAGTGGAAGGGTTAACTAGAAGATGCTATGACTTAGTAAACTTCAAGCTAGATGTGGGTCAAAAGAAGGTCAGAGCACAGGCTACATGAAGCCTCTTGTTCAAACATTACAACCTGAGCAAGATTGGGAAATCTCAAAATTCCACAATGTTATTGTTGCAATAGCCACTCTGGGAACTAAAGAAAACCCACTATGACTTTTAACAACCTTGACAAAGGGAAATCACAAAATTCCAGAATGTGCTTGTTACATTAACCATACTGGGAATGCTAAAGAAAACCCACAATGGCTTTTAATAGTTCTACATTGAGATATAAAAGAATTCCACaatgtaattattgttacaataatcactctgagaaaaaaaaccatTATGAATTTGTATACTTTTCAGAATGGTTTGTAGTTTTATCCATTTTGGGaattggtgtacagaacagtatttaaaattttgcccACATGGACATTAGCATTGATCAAGGTCTTCTTTTATGGTTTCTTTCATCATTCAAATGATTGTGTGTGTTTCACTCCAAACTCAAATGATTAAGATTTCTTGCTAGTACGGCAACCAATGTgagaaaaattaacaaactCTGCGGTGTTAAAATGTATTCTGATCTTCGTCTTATTTTTATCCGTTTACATTTAAATGCTTTCCTTTAAAGATACTAGGGgatttattttgctttcatatcatatgaaattcataaaagaagacaaatttggTCTTCCTTTTGACACACATTGCTAGTTCACCAAAGTTTGATTTACCATGCGATTCCTTTCCTCCGTTTGACCTGAGTCAGTTGTATGAATACGAATGCtcggtgcaatttttttttcagtttcagagaACAGAAtactgtttattttatttttttgttatgtcGGCCTTCCCTGATAAAGTAGAAATGATTTAGCTAACTAACAAACAACATTATAATAGAAACAGCATTGGCGCTAGAAAGGGTTGGTAAATTATTTCAACCTCAAACCAAAGAAGTTGTTTATATTTTCGTATTAAAGCAGATAAccagaagaaattaaatttgcgAAGCACATGAGCACAAAAAATGATTACGTCTTGACAATCGAGTAAACACAAGCTTAGAAACTTATTAGTTATTTCTGTGTAAGCGCAAAGTTTCAGGCTTTCTAGTCCACAGCCGATGATGATGGGTCCGAATAAATcctttaagtttttatttaaGTACAAAGTATTAAATACCTAAGTACTTAATTCTATGGCTAAGTGCTTAATCTTAAAACTTGACttctgaaaaaaagagaaaatggcaaggaaatgaaagttTATACTCACATAGTGAAGACTACGCCAAACAAAGTACTTTGGGGTAGTAGAAAAGCGTGCTACGGCTGCAAAGTCGTACTGCAACGCAGGTGCTGACGCTACCGGGAGTGAGTTTGACTTCTCCCAGCAGTAGCAGCACCTTGCTGTAGCAAATCTTTAAGTCCCTCTTAAAGTTGGTACGGCAGATCATTAAATGGGAAACTACCAGTTACAATAAACAGGTGTCTTTTTGAAATCAAGGTGTCAAACTTGGGTCATTTAGTGTTTAGTTAACATAGTTtggaaatcaaatgaagatatgatcctcgcacttgctggacaatttaagcaattgtcttgtgaacctgaaaaattcaggtgactcaacgggattcgaacccatgacctctgcgatgccagtgcagtgctctaaccaactgagctatgaagtcacacagtggagagcaggtcaatttgttgggctcatgttttccgtgaaaggaatgtcatatgaaagaaatgttatatgcagtgcggtgtttgaaatcaaatgaagatatgatcctcgcacttgctggacaatttaagcaattgtcttgtgaacctgaaaaattcaggtgactcaacgggattcgaacccatgacctctgcgatgccggtgcagtgctctaaccaactgagctatgaagtcacacagtggagagcaggtcaatttgttgggctcatgttttcccgtgaaaggaatgtcatatgaaagaaatgttatatgcagtgcggtgtttgaaatcaaatgaagatatgatcctcgcacttgctggacaatttaagcaattgtcttgtgaacctgaaaaattcaggtgactcaacgggattcgaacccatgacctctgcaatgccggtgcagtgctctaaccaactgagctatgaagtcacacagtggagagcaggtcaatttgttgggctcatgttttcccgtgaaaggaatgtcatatgaaagaaatgttatatgcagtgcggtgtttgaagtgcgaggatcatatcttcatttgatttcaaacaccgcactgcatataatatttctttcatatgacattcctttcacgggaaaacatgagcccaacaaattgacctgctctccactgtgtgacttcatagctcagttggttagagcactgcaccagcatcgcagaggtcatgggttcgaatcccgttgagtcacctgaatttttcaggttcacaagacaattgcttaaattgtccagcaagtgcgaggatcatatcttcatttgatttcaaacaccgcactgcatataacatttctttcatatagTTTGGAaatctaaagaaaaataaaaattgattttgtgggtcatagtagcactttaattGGTTTTACTGTTTTACATTAATCTAGTCAGTAGCCAGATTAATATCATTGGTTTTAGACTTTTCCCATAAATGGTTATTGTTTATAAGAGTCTTCAGGGATTTAAAATACTCATAAATGGTTTTAATAAGtacattaatattaatgatattttaacaaaatgcacCCAAATGGACTAATTTACATTAATGCAATGattgatttcatttcttatTTAAGAAAATGCCACCCATGGGAATTATGATAGAATGTAATTTTGGTAATTGCCACAATGAGTTTCACCAAAAAGATTAATGAAAGTCTGGAAAATTTCCCTATGAATATTCCATCACAAGATTTTCCATTACATTATTAGgctgaagtcctgactttatTGGAGCAAGGCTGTAGTGAGGCACAGGAATTTGCTGCAATGGTAATGGTCATGTTTATCTCTTTGTAAAAAACATTAATGCTTTTGTGTCCCATTCACAAAAGCCAGCCATTTCTGATTTTGTCCATGCCATGCATTTGTAATCCTTTTTGTGTTTGGTGCACAGAAAGTACCATACACTTCCCGCTGTATCATTGCTCTGTATGAGTGAGTGAGTAACACCGTAAGCTCATAGTGCAAGTATGACAtcattatgaaaaaaatggaatagtATTCTTGTAATTCCAATTTCTATGAATCTTTATTTAGtacagggtttttttttttcttgaaggaaTGCATTCGTTCATGATattagttttggtttttgctttgtgtTCCCTTTACAGTGCAAATCTCTTGTGGATCAGTATGCACCAGTCATTATGAGTAACATCGATAAGTTAATGGTGAGTGCTAAATTGGTTGTCATTACACTAGACTGCCCTTTGTGAAAATACTACATCTTGTCTTATTTGAACTGTTATGTGTAAATTAGACTGCTGTGTTAAAACAAATTACCATGTAGTGTGACTGCGAAGCTTTTTTGGAAGAACATAGTCACAAGCCTTTTTGCCAAAAAGATTTTAAGCTTGTGAAAGTTCTTTGCTGAGTTTTGTACAGACTAATGTTTGTGAGTGAGTTATTTTTATCATAAGCTGAAACCTCAAACCCCTGTGGGGACCCTACAGGGCCCCCTAGTTCAAACAATGTGGAACTATCCATTATTCTAGAAGTCAATATCTAGTTGATCGATAAATAATGCAGTATTCAAA contains:
- the LOC141874361 gene encoding T-complex protein 11-like protein 1 isoform X1, translating into MEEFSGQENNSNGAENSQQDTVNIVSNMALAHELLMNDSFRLASELPENSLEKRVRDVVHKAFWDKLGEELSHDPPVFNQALSLMGEVKENILSLLLPHHSSLRAQINEVLDLDLIKQQANHGILDIPRLAQFVVSVLSKLCAPARDDQVKKILHNENIVDLFKEVFTLMDGMKVDMANFQLQTIKPHLLLQSVEYERKKFKEYLQSNPAALLSTKVWLKRGAKAATNTDSTLPAEMSDKEKETTDFKQKLQDVNLTEVLVHGYLGIIFGEPGWPYPETLIMDEFRLAEMRWSVRRTTLIASVVLVALNTIGQQLTSDTVYLASLKEVLYILLDGVTEGDFSSALCGVYEQLVKETEKLLKARGLSQLTQQQKEMLKGQIEGISSPDNTVYKVISNRTYEFMLSRMKSRLHRESGQSTSPSIPQGLTSVNTELSEITSRFLRVVGHNMAVFTPFYEDILVEIKSSLD
- the LOC141874361 gene encoding T-complex protein 11-like protein 1 isoform X2 — encoded protein: MGEVKENILSLLLPHHSSLRAQINEVLDLDLIKQQANHGILDIPRLAQFVVSVLSKLCAPARDDQVKKILHNENIVDLFKEVFTLMDGMKVDMANFQLQTIKPHLLLQSVEYERKKFKEYLQSNPAALLSTKVWLKRGAKAATNTDSTLPAEMSDKEKETTDFKQKLQDVNLTEVLVHGYLGIIFGEPGWPYPETLIMDEFRLAEMRWSVRRTTLIASVVLVALNTIGQQLTSDTVYLASLKEVLYILLDGVTEGDFSSALCGVYEQLVKETEKLLKARGLSQLTQQQKEMLKGQIEGISSPDNTVYKVISNRTYEFMLSRMKSRLHRESGQSTSPSIPQGLTSVNTELSEITSRFLRVVGHNMAVFTPFYEDILVEIKSSLD